In one window of Candidatus Zixiibacteriota bacterium DNA:
- a CDS encoding AtpZ/AtpI family protein, translating to MSLFGNKSKNKDRSNLAQISMLAAVPGILIAGPLIGFFGGQWLDKKFSTEPWLVIVGIILGFVAAGQQIYILVKKSQAISDREERERSDSLKK from the coding sequence ATGTCCCTTTTTGGAAACAAGTCAAAGAACAAGGACCGCAGCAACTTAGCTCAGATAAGTATGTTGGCGGCTGTTCCGGGGATTCTTATCGCCGGGCCGCTTATCGGATTCTTTGGCGGACAATGGCTCGACAAGAAGTTTTCGACAGAGCCATGGTTAGTCATAGTTGGGATAATTCTCGGATTTGTGGCCGCCGGACAGCAGATTTATATTTTGGTTAAAAAATCGCAGGCGATTTCGGATCGGGAAGAACGTGAGAGAAGTGACTCTCTGAAGAAATAA
- the atpB gene encoding F0F1 ATP synthase subunit A: protein MIAAILTNIIGLIPAPIGQWIMIATATEGGAHAADPVALPSIAHFILKYLGPEYEWVEHWVNIIFALATSVLFAFIATRVHANRQMIPGPFQNSIEMLVEGMYNFVHTMLGKHTKAYIPLLGTLFFYILVNNLWGIIPLGHSPSTSINVTASLALIVFCVTHYTGIKKLGIKTYLHHLMGSPKGIMMWCLTPIFLIIHLVGEIAKPASLALRLFGNITGEDILVAAFVGLGITALSFAHSPIGLPFNVPFILLGLLLSTIQALVFTLLSTIYILMMLPHEEAH, encoded by the coding sequence ATGATAGCGGCAATACTCACAAATATTATCGGCCTTATTCCAGCCCCAATCGGACAATGGATCATGATTGCCACGGCAACCGAAGGCGGTGCGCATGCGGCTGATCCGGTTGCGCTTCCGAGCATAGCGCACTTTATCCTAAAATATCTGGGGCCGGAATATGAGTGGGTCGAGCATTGGGTAAACATAATTTTTGCGCTCGCAACATCGGTCTTGTTTGCGTTTATCGCCACGCGAGTGCATGCCAACAGGCAGATGATTCCCGGCCCGTTTCAAAATAGTATAGAAATGCTCGTCGAAGGGATGTACAATTTTGTGCACACAATGCTCGGGAAACACACCAAGGCATACATTCCACTGCTCGGAACGCTTTTCTTCTACATCTTAGTGAATAATCTATGGGGTATTATACCGCTCGGGCATTCGCCGTCAACAAGTATCAATGTGACTGCCTCGCTTGCGCTTATCGTTTTTTGTGTCACGCATTACACCGGAATAAAGAAACTTGGCATCAAGACGTACCTGCATCACCTGATGGGAAGCCCAAAGGGAATAATGATGTGGTGCCTGACCCCGATATTTTTGATAATCCATCTTGTAGGAGAAATCGCCAAACCGGCCTCGCTGGCGCTTCGACTCTTTGGAAATATAACCGGAGAAGACATACTTGTGGCGGCTTTTGTGGGTCTTGGGATCACCGCGCTCTCGTTTGCACATTCGCCCATCGGTTTGCCGTTCAATGTCCCTTTTATTCTTCTTGGGTTGCTTTTGTCGACAATTCAGGCATTAGTCTTTACACTACTTTCGACAATTTACATTCTGATGATGCTACCCCATGAGGAAGCGCATTAG
- the atpE gene encoding ATP synthase F0 subunit C: MDYQSMLAWALPMGVGLAAVGSGLGLGPAVGKAMEAIGRQPEASGKILTAMIIGAALIEALTIYALVVFFLLYGKIGA; this comes from the coding sequence ATGGATTATCAATCAATGTTAGCATGGGCGTTACCGATGGGTGTCGGGCTGGCCGCAGTCGGTTCAGGTTTGGGTCTGGGACCCGCAGTCGGCAAAGCGATGGAAGCTATCGGCCGTCAGCCCGAAGCCTCAGGAAAAATTCTGACTGCGATGATTATCGGCGCGGCGCTGATTGAAGCGTTGACCATTTATGCGCTTGTCGTCTTCTTCTTGCTCTATGGCAAGATTGGAGCCTAA
- the atpF gene encoding F0F1 ATP synthase subunit B, translated as MTFDIQQFLTHLVGFLITLWILKKFAWGPLLALMEERRNKIVDEFKSIDDEKAKVALQQVEYDSRLKEIENERRAKLVEAVDEGKRVAADMKATAQTEAKEIGSKAKAELEREVAKAKVQLKNDMVAITMRATEKVIKEKLDETKQRDLIGRFIDDLQKV; from the coding sequence ATGACATTTGATATACAACAATTTCTGACTCACTTAGTCGGGTTCTTGATTACGCTCTGGATTCTCAAGAAATTCGCGTGGGGGCCGCTTTTGGCGCTCATGGAAGAACGGCGCAATAAGATTGTCGATGAGTTCAAATCGATCGACGATGAAAAGGCAAAAGTCGCTCTTCAGCAAGTCGAGTACGATTCGCGTCTCAAAGAAATTGAGAATGAGCGTCGCGCGAAACTTGTCGAAGCCGTCGATGAAGGCAAACGTGTCGCGGCTGATATGAAGGCCACGGCGCAAACAGAGGCCAAAGAGATAGGCTCAAAAGCGAAGGCAGAGCTTGAGCGAGAAGTCGCAAAAGCGAAAGTCCAGCTTAAGAATGACATGGTTGCCATAACGATGCGCGCCACCGAGAAGGTTATCAAGGAAAAGCTCGATGAAACCAAACAGCGCGATCTGATTGGCCGCTTCATCGACGATTTGCAAAAGGTCTGA
- the atpH gene encoding ATP synthase F1 subunit delta, producing MLVHEVAKKYGQALFLSANSRGLIDAAQDQLTSLRQMLATDRTLLDFLAAPQVPDDKKLNLVRTVFAPRIERLFVEFIVVLVEKHRVNFLPEILDEFDRLVKEQKGILKVTVVTAIPLKSSEEQSLTERLVGMTKLKIDLTKKIDPAIVGGMILFMRGEIIDGSVRHGLNMLEEQLEKVKVA from the coding sequence ATGTTAGTTCACGAGGTCGCAAAAAAATACGGTCAGGCGCTTTTTTTATCCGCCAATTCCCGCGGTCTGATTGATGCAGCGCAGGACCAACTGACGAGTCTTCGTCAGATGCTCGCCACTGACCGAACGCTTCTGGATTTTTTGGCTGCTCCGCAAGTGCCGGATGACAAGAAGCTTAACCTTGTGCGAACAGTATTCGCTCCGAGAATCGAGCGGCTTTTTGTCGAGTTTATCGTCGTGCTGGTGGAAAAACATCGCGTCAATTTTCTTCCGGAAATTCTCGATGAGTTCGACCGGCTGGTCAAAGAGCAAAAAGGGATTCTCAAAGTTACTGTGGTCACCGCCATCCCATTGAAATCGTCCGAAGAACAAAGCCTCACCGAGCGGCTGGTTGGTATGACCAAGCTTAAGATTGACCTTACCAAAAAAATCGACCCGGCCATTGTCGGCGGAATGATACTTTTTATGCGCGGTGAAATAATCGATGGCTCGGTGCGGCACGGTTTGAATATGTTAGAAGAACAGTTGGAGAAAGTGAAGGTCGCCTGA
- the atpA gene encoding F0F1 ATP synthase subunit alpha, translating into MALNPEEVSSVIRKELEKYDTKLEMESVGTVLQVGDGIARIWGLEDVQMSELILFPGDILGIVLNLEEDNVGAAIFGSVTGIREGDTVRRTGKVAQVPVGTALIGRVVDPLGKPLDGKGPIVTDKFRVLEGRAPSVVERQPVKEPMQTGLKSIDAMIPIGRGQRELIIGDRQTGKTAIAIDAIINQKNTGVICVYVAIGQKSSTVAQVVEILRQQGAMEYTIVVSATATDPAPLQYIAPYAGCAMGEEFMYNGKHVLCVYDDLSKQAAAYRQLSLLLRRPPGREAYPGDIFYAHSRLLERAAKLSNELGGGSLTALPIIETQAGDVSAYIPTNVISITDGQIFLEAELFFSGVRPAINVGVSVSRVGGNAQTKMMKQVAGSLKLDLAQYRELAAFTQFGSDLDEGTRRQLNRGEKMVELLKQGQYVPMPVTKEVIMIWVATRGHLDSIPTAAISKFERELFEFCDKNFPDIEHTMNQELKISDATEAKLKQAVEQFKAGFKE; encoded by the coding sequence ATGGCTCTCAATCCCGAAGAAGTATCATCGGTCATACGTAAAGAGCTCGAAAAGTACGACACCAAACTTGAGATGGAATCGGTTGGAACCGTCCTCCAAGTTGGCGATGGTATTGCGCGCATTTGGGGACTTGAAGATGTCCAGATGTCCGAGCTTATTTTGTTTCCCGGAGATATCTTAGGTATCGTTTTGAACCTTGAAGAAGACAATGTCGGCGCGGCCATTTTTGGCTCAGTGACCGGCATCAGAGAAGGGGATACCGTTCGTCGCACCGGCAAAGTCGCCCAGGTTCCGGTCGGCACTGCGCTCATCGGACGTGTCGTCGATCCGCTCGGCAAGCCGCTCGATGGCAAGGGGCCGATTGTCACCGACAAATTCCGCGTGCTCGAAGGTCGCGCGCCGTCGGTTGTAGAACGTCAGCCGGTAAAAGAACCGATGCAGACCGGACTCAAATCCATCGACGCCATGATTCCAATCGGACGCGGACAGCGCGAATTGATTATCGGTGACCGTCAGACCGGAAAAACAGCAATCGCAATCGACGCCATTATCAATCAGAAAAATACTGGCGTGATCTGTGTCTATGTCGCGATCGGACAAAAGTCCTCGACTGTCGCACAGGTTGTTGAGATTCTGCGCCAGCAAGGCGCAATGGAATACACAATCGTTGTCTCGGCGACAGCGACCGACCCGGCCCCGCTGCAATATATCGCGCCGTATGCCGGATGCGCCATGGGCGAAGAGTTCATGTACAACGGCAAACATGTGCTTTGCGTGTACGATGATTTATCAAAACAGGCCGCGGCTTACCGCCAGCTTTCGTTGCTCCTTCGCCGTCCTCCGGGACGCGAGGCCTACCCCGGCGATATTTTCTACGCCCACTCGCGTTTGCTTGAACGCGCCGCAAAACTCTCAAATGAACTCGGTGGCGGTTCGCTGACCGCGCTTCCGATTATCGAAACACAGGCGGGCGATGTCTCGGCCTATATTCCGACCAATGTGATTTCAATTACCGACGGGCAGATATTTTTGGAAGCCGAACTTTTCTTCTCGGGTGTGCGTCCCGCAATCAATGTCGGCGTCTCGGTCTCTCGTGTGGGGGGTAACGCCCAGACAAAAATGATGAAACAAGTTGCGGGGTCGCTTAAACTCGATTTGGCGCAGTACCGCGAGTTGGCTGCATTCACTCAATTTGGTTCCGATCTCGATGAAGGCACCAGACGGCAGTTGAATCGCGGAGAGAAGATGGTCGAACTGCTCAAACAGGGGCAGTATGTGCCGATGCCGGTCACCAAAGAGGTAATAATGATCTGGGTGGCGACACGCGGTCATCTTGATTCGATTCCGACTGCGGCGATCTCGAAATTTGAGCGCGAGTTATTTGAATTCTGTGATAAGAATTTTCCGGATATTGAACACACTATGAATCAGGAATTGAAAATCTCTGATGCGACTGAGGCTAAACTGAAACAGGCTGTTGAACAATTCAAAGCAGGGTTCAAGGAGTAG
- the atpG gene encoding ATP synthase F1 subunit gamma produces MANLRAVKKRIKSVVSTRRITKAMKMVAAAKLRKAQQRVEQAKPYALKLDEMLSHLAQGSQGEIVHPYFEERPARKKTLVVITSDRGLCGSFNSNVIRRADLWLAENSNVEIELVTIGKRGNDYYKRRKWPIVNFYGDWGGVLNYDRAREIVALLTNRFVTGQTDEIVLLFTRFLSMVRYRITNEKYLPVAKPASEHGDSKTAREYIFEPSSEEIYAALMPGYATTKLVTALAESFASEHGSRMQAMGNATTNAGDMIQSLTLEYNKARQAQITKEILEVISGADALK; encoded by the coding sequence ATGGCAAATCTTCGCGCGGTAAAAAAGAGAATCAAATCGGTCGTGTCGACCCGGCGTATCACCAAAGCCATGAAAATGGTGGCGGCGGCTAAATTGCGCAAAGCCCAACAGCGCGTCGAGCAGGCCAAACCGTATGCCCTGAAACTCGACGAAATGCTGTCGCATTTGGCTCAAGGCTCGCAGGGAGAAATAGTTCATCCGTACTTCGAAGAACGTCCCGCACGCAAAAAGACGCTGGTTGTCATCACATCTGATCGCGGACTGTGCGGGTCATTCAATTCAAATGTCATCCGTCGCGCCGATCTGTGGCTTGCGGAAAATAGCAATGTCGAAATCGAGCTTGTAACTATCGGCAAACGCGGCAATGATTATTATAAAAGGCGCAAATGGCCAATTGTCAATTTCTATGGCGATTGGGGCGGGGTTCTCAATTACGACCGTGCGCGAGAGATTGTTGCCCTGTTGACAAATCGATTTGTCACCGGACAGACCGATGAGATTGTGCTTCTCTTTACGCGCTTTCTCTCGATGGTTCGCTACCGCATTACCAATGAAAAATACCTGCCCGTCGCAAAACCGGCAAGCGAACATGGCGATAGTAAGACCGCCCGCGAATATATTTTTGAGCCGTCATCGGAAGAGATTTACGCTGCGCTGATGCCCGGGTATGCGACCACAAAGCTGGTGACGGCTTTGGCAGAATCATTCGCTTCAGAGCATGGCTCGCGTATGCAGGCGATGGGAAATGCCACCACAAATGCCGGCGACATGATTCAGAGTTTGACATTGGAATACAACAAGGCTCGTCAGGCGCAAATTACGAAAGAAATATTGGAAGTTATTTCCGGCGCGGATGCCTTGAAATAA
- the atpD gene encoding F0F1 ATP synthase subunit beta, with protein MAENIGKIVQVIGPTVDCEFPSESLPNILNAISIRDDARGLNLTVEVALHIGDNVVRCVALASTDGLVRGMKAVDSGGPITVPVGVASLGRIFNLLGEPIDNKGPVPKGTKRLPIHRAAPSFEDQVTKVEMFETGIKVIDLLEPYSKGGKVGLFGGAGVGKTVIIQELIHNIATEHGGYSIFCGVGERTREGNDLYLEMSESGVLSKTALMFGQMNEPPGARLRVGLSGLTMAEYFRDEENQDVLLFIDNIFRFTQAGSEVSALLGRMPSAVGYQPTLSTEMGALQERITSTRSGSITSVQAIYVPADDLTDPAPATAFSHLDATTVLSRQIAELGIYPAVDPLDSTSRILDPNIVGKDHYRVARAVQVILQRYKDLQDIIAILGIDELSEEDKQIVQRARKIQRFLSQPFFVAEAFTGKAGKYVKVADTIKDFDELISGKLDHIPEQFFYMVGNLEEVLANYEKSKS; from the coding sequence ATGGCTGAGAATATCGGCAAAATTGTACAGGTGATCGGACCGACAGTCGACTGCGAGTTTCCCTCGGAGTCCCTGCCGAATATCCTGAACGCGATTTCAATTCGCGATGATGCGCGCGGACTCAATCTTACTGTGGAAGTGGCTTTGCATATCGGCGACAATGTTGTCCGATGTGTCGCGCTTGCCTCGACCGACGGTCTCGTGCGTGGAATGAAGGCTGTCGATAGCGGCGGTCCGATAACAGTTCCGGTGGGCGTGGCCTCGCTTGGACGAATTTTCAATCTGCTCGGCGAGCCGATTGATAACAAAGGGCCTGTTCCAAAAGGAACCAAACGTCTGCCGATTCACCGTGCGGCCCCCTCGTTCGAAGATCAGGTCACCAAAGTTGAAATGTTCGAGACGGGAATTAAAGTTATTGATTTGCTCGAACCGTATTCAAAAGGCGGCAAGGTCGGACTCTTCGGCGGCGCTGGTGTAGGCAAGACGGTTATCATTCAGGAATTGATTCATAATATCGCAACTGAGCATGGCGGATATTCGATTTTCTGCGGTGTAGGCGAACGCACCCGCGAGGGAAACGATCTTTATCTTGAAATGAGCGAATCTGGTGTGCTCAGCAAGACCGCGCTCATGTTCGGCCAGATGAATGAGCCGCCCGGAGCGAGACTTCGTGTCGGCCTCTCCGGTCTCACCATGGCGGAGTATTTCCGCGACGAAGAAAATCAGGACGTACTTTTATTTATCGATAATATCTTCCGTTTCACCCAGGCCGGTTCCGAAGTGTCCGCGCTTTTGGGACGTATGCCTTCCGCTGTGGGCTATCAGCCGACACTCAGCACCGAGATGGGCGCGCTTCAGGAGCGCATTACATCGACCCGTTCGGGTTCGATTACATCGGTGCAGGCGATTTATGTCCCGGCCGATGACTTGACCGATCCGGCTCCCGCGACTGCCTTCTCGCATCTTGATGCGACAACAGTGCTCTCGCGTCAGATTGCGGAACTTGGTATTTATCCGGCTGTTGACCCGCTTGACTCGACATCGAGAATATTGGACCCGAACATTGTTGGTAAAGACCACTACCGTGTGGCTCGCGCAGTGCAGGTTATTTTACAGAGATATAAGGACCTTCAGGATATTATCGCTATTTTGGGTATAGATGAACTTTCTGAGGAAGACAAACAGATTGTTCAGCGCGCCCGCAAGATTCAGCGTTTCCTGTCACAGCCGTTCTTTGTTGCCGAAGCCTTCACCGGAAAAGCCGGCAAGTATGTAAAAGTTGCCGACACGATTAAAGACTTCGATGAGCTTATCTCTGGCAAACTCGACCATATCCCGGAACAGTTTTTCTATATGGTCGGCAATCTCGAAGAAGTGCTCGCCAATTACGAAAAGTCCAAGAGTTAA
- the atpC gene encoding ATP synthase F1 subunit epsilon translates to MFRLSIVTPEKTFYDAEIKSLTVPGTEGYLGILSHHAPIISALKPGKIEFLDATDIAHVLAVSGGFLEVSNNVATILADSIENASEIDIERARRAYEISKARLLTAGSGETELDLPSTRAAIERAANRIRIYQDRA, encoded by the coding sequence ATGTTTCGTCTATCGATAGTCACACCTGAAAAAACATTTTATGATGCCGAGATTAAGTCATTGACTGTGCCCGGCACAGAGGGGTATCTCGGAATACTCTCGCACCATGCCCCGATTATTTCCGCGCTCAAACCTGGCAAGATTGAATTTCTTGACGCGACCGATATAGCCCATGTTCTGGCCGTCTCCGGCGGATTTCTTGAGGTCTCAAATAATGTCGCGACTATTCTCGCCGACTCGATAGAGAATGCAAGTGAGATCGATATTGAACGGGCGCGAAGAGCCTATGAAATATCGAAAGCGCGTCTGCTCACTGCCGGAAGCGGCGAGACTGAATTAGATTTGCCATCGACCCGTGCCGCAATAGAACGGGCCGCGAATAGAATCAGGATATATCAAGACCGGGCATAG
- a CDS encoding DUF1003 domain-containing protein: MKPLSMKCAVCKGETNSHELKPLSLISHPIDDLIRDANSQIDRDAPVCQRCRAKYRRQYVETTLLQGQGEITSLESAVLQSLSKEAIIARNVEAMYAGQITFGQRLADRIASFGGSWAFILIFFSILLVWITINSIILLSPPFDPFPFILLNLVLSCLAAMQAPVIMMSQNRQESKDRIRAEHDYQVNLKAEIEIRHLNMKIDQLLQHQWQRLLDIQKLQLEVLEELEENHSKGVEVSKDKTLSSKTSTEGTEDHPDETN, from the coding sequence ATGAAGCCGCTGTCTATGAAATGCGCCGTCTGCAAGGGTGAGACCAATTCCCACGAACTCAAGCCGCTCTCGTTAATCAGTCATCCAATTGACGACCTCATACGAGACGCCAATTCTCAAATTGATCGTGATGCTCCAGTATGCCAACGCTGTCGAGCAAAATATCGCCGTCAGTATGTCGAAACCACTCTTCTCCAGGGACAGGGAGAGATCACATCTCTCGAAAGTGCGGTTTTGCAGAGTCTTTCAAAGGAAGCGATTATTGCTCGAAATGTTGAAGCCATGTACGCAGGACAGATTACGTTTGGCCAGCGACTAGCCGACCGGATCGCATCGTTCGGAGGGAGCTGGGCGTTCATACTTATCTTCTTCTCTATCCTTCTAGTCTGGATTACAATTAACTCGATAATACTTTTGTCGCCGCCTTTTGATCCTTTTCCATTCATTTTGTTAAACCTCGTTCTCTCTTGCCTGGCCGCAATGCAAGCGCCGGTTATAATGATGAGTCAAAATCGCCAGGAATCGAAGGACAGAATTCGAGCCGAACATGATTATCAGGTCAATCTAAAGGCAGAAATTGAGATACGGCATCTAAATATGAAGATAGATCAACTGTTACAACACCAATGGCAGCGCCTTCTTGACATTCAGAAATTACAACTTGAAGTACTCGAAGAGTTGGAAGAAAACCATTCTAAAGGAGTGGAAGTGTCAAAGGATAAGACGCTATCAAGCAAAACTTCAACGGAAGGAACAGAGGATCATCCCGATGAAACAAACTAA
- a CDS encoding N-6 DNA methylase yields the protein MSSSSRILPYKANYPDVLSEYVAEIKQAIRQGKHHDQRREFLLNYLRLAYGVEVNEIEIEQKIKVANVKGFIDALYKYIIFEVKTDIDSERPAAMTELRKYFAAQKTPSEYLGLVTDGLRFELYQLEGASIEQISKFTIDENDVLGSFRYLDNILFSAKKTTPRSIDITTRYGPDSAVFRKCNNILTELLGSVKTVPSVKVKFSEWNSLLSRVYGEPIGDQILFVRHTYLTMLSRLLVLNALFPKITMSKTLYRGLLTGQFFAKHNLPNLAEPDFFSWALGTTAEDDFIGFLSRLDTYLRPYKFDDIDEDILKEIYQELVDTTSRHSLGEYYTPDWIADLALESIKYKSGTVLDPACGSGSFLLATIRRLRKQGLAGSKLLNKAMTTVSGIDVHPLAVIMTKANLLLSLAKEIKEAVHEVYLPVYMADTLLVAEDKKKRSIAIQASAEESFHIPSEAAERGDDIDRLIDKLASVSQIAVKDSKTMATVWSAFESRYLKASDDHEKFLWKQNFKLYVKLIKQNKDTVWAFILKNACRPAYLRRQKVDYILGNPPWLAYRYIKDKAYKAVVKDLTLHNGLLDRTQVKLFTQLDTSTLFFVYCQKYFLKEGGTIGFVLPKTTILPAKQHAKFQELGFSQIHDFSGVSPLFNVRSVLLISNPKTKVRTKIPTTLYRGRLSSKNLKWETAKKFLSTEEKNTDFLDSNQQLSPYFHLFQQGATIVPRSFWFVQQDKNAAKHEKIPHLETSDEALDEAKNPWKIKIQGRIEKELIFETILAKGLLPFGITRTESIFLPIIRKKKSYSLADSVVLTEKGFENAALWLAGTEKLWETHRQTNDRSLLQRLNYNQTLIRQDITAEHVVIYNTSGTNLASALFQRSTVSKNTGLLTNGFFADAKTYYYYVMTEQEGHYLVACLNSDIVNLAIKQYQPQGLYGERDIHRRPFEVCAIPKFDLKNPVHIQLAELGGKCKEELESLLPQFAGRLGQKRLDVRKLFAGELNKINKLVVLLLEESGQDTESLIPEANRIKNGDLFE from the coding sequence ATGTCATCAAGTTCAAGAATATTACCTTACAAAGCAAATTATCCCGATGTCCTTTCCGAATATGTGGCAGAGATCAAACAGGCGATTCGCCAAGGGAAGCACCACGATCAAAGGAGAGAATTTCTCTTAAACTACTTGCGACTCGCTTATGGAGTTGAAGTCAATGAAATTGAAATAGAACAAAAGATTAAGGTGGCCAACGTAAAGGGATTCATTGATGCCCTGTACAAGTATATAATATTTGAAGTCAAGACCGATATCGACAGTGAGCGGCCAGCCGCAATGACCGAACTCAGAAAATACTTCGCTGCTCAAAAAACTCCTTCGGAGTACCTTGGGTTGGTGACTGATGGCTTAAGATTCGAACTATATCAACTCGAAGGCGCGTCTATAGAACAGATATCCAAATTTACAATAGATGAGAATGATGTTCTTGGCTCCTTCAGATATCTTGATAATATTCTTTTCTCTGCCAAAAAAACTACACCCCGTTCGATTGATATCACTACCCGCTACGGGCCAGACAGCGCAGTTTTTAGAAAATGTAATAATATCTTAACCGAACTTCTCGGAAGCGTTAAAACAGTGCCCAGTGTGAAGGTGAAGTTCAGCGAATGGAATTCACTACTTTCGCGTGTATACGGAGAACCTATCGGCGACCAGATTCTTTTTGTACGCCACACATATTTGACGATGCTGTCAAGATTACTCGTACTGAATGCATTATTCCCTAAAATCACGATGTCCAAGACTCTATACCGTGGTTTACTAACCGGACAGTTTTTTGCAAAACATAACCTGCCCAATCTGGCTGAACCGGACTTTTTTAGTTGGGCACTCGGTACTACCGCTGAAGACGATTTCATAGGGTTTCTTTCGAGACTGGATACCTACCTAAGACCATATAAATTTGACGATATAGATGAAGATATTCTGAAGGAAATTTATCAAGAACTGGTTGATACTACAAGTCGTCATTCGTTAGGTGAGTACTACACCCCAGATTGGATTGCGGATCTTGCCTTGGAATCGATAAAGTATAAATCGGGAACGGTACTGGATCCCGCATGCGGCTCTGGTTCTTTTCTCTTAGCCACAATTCGCCGACTTAGGAAGCAAGGACTTGCCGGAAGCAAGCTATTGAATAAAGCAATGACAACCGTTTCAGGAATCGATGTGCATCCTTTGGCAGTCATAATGACCAAGGCAAATCTCTTACTTAGCTTGGCGAAAGAAATAAAAGAAGCAGTTCATGAAGTTTATTTGCCTGTCTACATGGCAGATACCCTGTTGGTTGCGGAAGACAAGAAGAAGCGCTCGATTGCAATTCAGGCCAGCGCTGAGGAGTCGTTTCACATACCATCTGAGGCCGCCGAACGCGGCGATGACATTGACCGACTAATTGATAAGTTAGCTTCAGTTTCGCAGATCGCCGTTAAAGATTCCAAAACCATGGCAACAGTATGGTCGGCGTTTGAATCTCGCTATCTCAAGGCATCCGATGATCATGAAAAATTTCTCTGGAAGCAAAACTTCAAGCTGTATGTAAAGCTTATCAAACAGAATAAGGACACTGTTTGGGCATTCATCCTTAAAAATGCCTGCCGGCCAGCGTACTTGAGACGTCAAAAGGTTGATTACATTCTCGGTAATCCACCGTGGCTGGCTTATAGATATATCAAGGATAAAGCCTATAAAGCAGTGGTAAAGGATTTGACTCTACATAATGGATTACTTGATAGAACTCAGGTCAAGCTCTTCACTCAATTGGACACTAGCACACTATTTTTTGTATACTGCCAAAAATACTTTCTCAAAGAGGGCGGAACCATTGGATTTGTACTTCCTAAGACCACGATTCTCCCCGCGAAACAACATGCTAAGTTTCAAGAACTGGGCTTCTCACAAATTCATGATTTTTCCGGTGTCAGTCCTTTATTCAACGTGCGTTCTGTTCTACTGATTTCAAACCCGAAGACAAAAGTGCGCACTAAAATACCGACTACGCTCTATCGGGGCAGACTATCATCCAAAAATTTGAAATGGGAAACGGCCAAGAAGTTTCTTTCCACCGAAGAAAAAAACACTGATTTCCTGGATTCCAACCAGCAACTATCCCCGTATTTTCATCTTTTCCAACAGGGAGCTACAATCGTGCCTCGGTCATTTTGGTTTGTTCAACAGGACAAAAATGCCGCCAAACATGAAAAAATACCGCACTTGGAAACATCCGATGAGGCTTTGGATGAAGCCAAGAATCCATGGAAAATAAAAATCCAAGGTCGGATAGAGAAAGAATTAATTTTTGAAACGATACTTGCTAAAGGCTTGTTACCATTCGGTATTACACGGACTGAATCAATTTTCCTTCCGATTATCCGAAAGAAAAAATCTTACTCGCTGGCTGATTCGGTAGTCTTGACAGAGAAGGGGTTCGAAAATGCTGCACTCTGGCTGGCTGGAACTGAAAAACTGTGGGAAACGCATCGACAGACAAATGACCGTTCCTTGCTACAACGATTGAATTACAACCAAACGCTTATAAGGCAAGACATAACGGCGGAACATGTGGTCATATATAATACATCGGGTACAAACCTTGCCTCGGCGCTCTTTCAACGAAGTACCGTTTCGAAAAACACTGGATTGCTGACAAATGGATTCTTTGCGGATGCAAAGACATATTACTATTATGTCATGACCGAACAAGAAGGTCATTACTTAGTTGCATGTCTAAATTCTGACATTGTAAATTTGGCGATCAAACAATATCAACCACAGGGACTTTACGGAGAGAGAGACATTCACCGTCGTCCATTTGAGGTTTGCGCTATTCCCAAATTTGACCTTAAGAATCCGGTTCATATTCAACTTGCTGAACTTGGCGGGAAATGTAAAGAGGAGCTTGAATCATTGTTACCTCAGTTTGCTGGACGGCTCGGGCAAAAAAGACTCGATGTTCGAAAGCTATTTGCTGGCGAGCTTAATAAAATCAACAAGCTTGTTGTCCTATTGCTCGAAGAGTCGGGTCAAGACACCGAGAGTCTAATACCCGAGGCAAATCGGATTAAGAACGGCGATCTTTTCGAGTAA